Proteins encoded in a region of the Phoenix dactylifera cultivar Barhee BC4 chromosome 3, palm_55x_up_171113_PBpolish2nd_filt_p, whole genome shotgun sequence genome:
- the LOC103722642 gene encoding uncharacterized protein LOC103722642 isoform X1, protein MPFCVLLLVRPSKGAFHAIKQVFPSDFFASGFLLCFCIPWQMTTKGEKSHGDLEEGPHLHRPTTDDSDNGLCFCDAEDQPWHSPCNSNRSGSAYDEDRFSGASHHEIDGVPESCRKSCVSDCSVEIDLENGISEIKANNAKVEKDCRICHLSLEESGIPIVLGCSCKGDLAAAHKQCAETWFKIKGNKTCEICGSTAQNVVVTGESEFIEQWNETSSSTAPPAPPSETRSFWQGHRFLNFLLACMVFAFVISWLFHFNVPG, encoded by the exons ATGCCGTTTTGCGTCCTCCTCCTTGTTAGGCCTTCCAAAG GGGCTTTTCATGCCATAAAGCAAGTCTTTCCTTCTGATTTCTTTGCTTCTGGATTCCTTCTTTGCTTCTGTATTCCTTGGCAAATGACAACAAAGGGAGAGAAGTCccatggagatttagaagaagggCCTCACCTTCACCGCCCCACTACAGACGATAGTGATAATGGCCTCTGCTTCTGTGATGCAGAGGACCAGCCTTGGCATTCGCCGTGTAATTCAAACCGCAGCGGTTCAGCTTATGATGAGGACCGCTTCTCTGGTGCCTCCCATCATGAGATAGATGGAGTTCCAGAGTCATGCAGAAAATCCTGTGTCTCGGACTGTTCGGTGGAGATTGATTTGGAGAACGGAATTTCAGAGATTAAGGCGAACAACGCCAAAGTCGAGAAGGATTGCAGGATTTGTCATCTCAGCTTGGAGGAGTCGGGCATTCCGATCGTATTAGGTTGTTCTTGCAAGGGTGATTTGGCTGCTGCCCACAAGCAATGTGCTGAGACATGGTTCAAAATCAAAGGGAACAA GACTTGTGAGATTTGTGGCTCAACGGCTCAGAATGTGGTTGTTACAGGCGAGAGCGAGTTCATCGAGCAGTGGAATGAAACAAGCAGTAGTACAGCACCACCTGCGCCGCCATCTGAAACACGAAGCTTTTGGCAGGGGCATCGGTTCCTCAATTTCTTGCTTGCCTGCATGGTGTTTGCGTTTGTCATCTCTTGGCTCTTTCACTTCAATGTTCCTGGCTAA
- the LOC103722636 gene encoding probable proline transporter 2 isoform X1: protein MATAMEVGEEKARVDEGPELDASDDTAHQISHDHWLQVSFVLTTGVNSSYVLGYAGSTMVPLGWVVGTVGFILAAAISLYANTLLARLHEVGGKRRIRYRDLAGYIYGRKMYVLTWALQYVNLFMINTGYIILAGQALKAIYVLYKDDDALKLPYCIAIAGFVCALFAFGIPHLSALRIWLGVSTFLGLIFIIVAFVMSLVNGISTPSRNYNIPGSHVSNIFSTVGAVASLVFAFNTGMLPEIQATIRPPVVKNMEKALWLQFTIGVLPLYAVTFTGYWAYGSSTSTYLLNSVKGPTWVKAVANIAAFLQTVIALHIFASPMYEYLDTKYGRGKGSAFSFDNISFRVLVRGGYLTINTFVAALLPFLGDFMTLTGALSVFPLTFVLANHMYLKARKNKLPASQKAWHWLNVVGFSCLALAAAIAGLKLIVVDSRTYRLFADL from the exons ATGGCGACAGCAATGGAGGTCGGGGAGGAGAAGGCCCGGGTCGATGAGGGACCGGAGCTTGACGCGTCGGATGACACTGCTCACCAGATAAGCCACG ATCACTGGCTTCAAGTTAGTTTCGTCCTCACAACAGGGGTGAACAGTTCTTATGTCTTGGGATATGCTGGATCAACTATGGTTCCTTTGGGCTGGGTAGTTGGTACAGTTGGTTTCATTTTGGCAGCTGCCATATCCTTGTATGCTAACACTCTCCTTGCCCGTCTTCACGAAGTTGGTGGTAAAAGAAGGATTAGATATAGAGATCTTGCTGGTTATATCTATG GTAGAAAAATGTATGTTCTTACATGGGCCTTACAATACGTTAATCTGTTCATGATCAACACTGGATATATCATTTTGGCTGGGCAGGCATTGAAG GCTATATATGTTCTCTAcaaggatgatgatgccttgaaacTTCCCTACTGTATAGCAATTGCTGGCTTCGTATGTGCTCTGTTTGCCTTTGGGATACCTCACTTATCAGCTCTGAGGATTTGGCTGGGAGTTTCAACTTTTCTTGGTCTCATATTTATTATTGTGGCATTTGTTATGTCTCTTGTGAATG GAATAAGTACTCCATCTCGGAATTACAACATTCCAGGGTCTCATGTTAGTAACATTTTCAGTACAGTTGGTGCTGTTGCAAGTCTTGTTTTTGCATTCAATACAGGAATGCTGCCAGAGATTCAG GCAACAATAAGACCTCCTGTCGTCAAGAACATGGAGAAAGCCCTTTGGCTTCAGTTCACTATTGGTGTCTTGCCATTGTATGCTGTTACTTTTACTGGATACTGGGCCTATGGCTCTTCAACATCAACGTATCTTCTCAACAGTGTGAAAGGCCCAACTTGGGTGAAGGCGGTGGCCAATATTGCAGCCTTCCTTCAGACTGTCATTGCTTTGCAT ATATTTGCAAGTCCAATGTATGAGTACTTGGATACAAAGTATGGGAGAGGAAAAGGGAGTGCTTTCTCCTTTGACAACATTTCATTTAGAGTCCTTGTAAGAGGAGGCTACCTTACTATAAACACGTTTGTGGCGGCTTTGCTACCATTCCTTGGAGACTTTATGACCCTGACAGGGGCCTTGAGTGTTTTCCCCCTTACATTTGTTCTGGCAAATCATATGTACTTGAAAGCAAGGAAGAACAAGTTGCCAGCATCCCAGAAGGCCTGGCATTGGTTGAATGTTGTCGGGTTCAGCTGCTTAGCATTGGCTGCTGCCATTGCAGGTCTGAAGCTTATTGTTGTCGACTCCAGAACCTATCGTCTTTTTGCTGATCTATAA
- the LOC103722639 gene encoding polycystic kidney disease protein 1-like 3 isoform X2 yields the protein MAKQHKVRKHENIGKGKVTPVQIAFIVDRYLADNNYTDTLAAFRAEASDLFSKTKGKEVPKGLLGLGEILDEYISLKEKRMMVDQEKWRVEMALQGMQDVMLAYHSAGPPALPPPPPLLPPQFVATPVAPLLPASYHSSGSPPGCMVNGAAAITNAQPATMLTNKAAEPPKFSTPIPNSSYANKRKASKSAPRVPPATKKSCTQPSAESSVTGGISLPSQVTPPSDKQDSMETSAFRSASINNPIVSSPVQGSAVARSLFKQPLEPQANSSPKTPPQPLPSQADKSVSPPENTSCQITDASILQDIPSSNCTLISSETIIVSPLKVTGYYAIERSYHINSPYKSNSKKMSRREHVKGRLDFDNPDVQMGSEVPVAIDGSTSTSSSEGEISESFDLDLPDFDIFNGDFSFSELLADIDLDCERIPSCQLPTDYADLIPGFEENAGNGCLETNKVLPDFSMSTVSGVLSEDLNIQDSVMSVRTLTKRVKILKTEEIAHLNKEVHQTCSG from the exons ATGGCGAAGCAGCACAAGGTCAGGAAGCATGAGAATATAGGGAAGGGGAAGGTCACCCCTGTCCAGATCGCCTTCATCGTCGACCGCTATCTCGCCGACAACAACTACACCGACACCCTCGCCGCCTTCCGAGCCGAAGCCTCCGATCTCTTCTCCAAAACCAAGGGCAAAGAG GTGCCGAAGGGGCTGCTGGGGTTGGGGGAGATACTGGACGAGTACATAAGCTTGAAGGAGAAGAGGATGATGGTGGATCAGGAGAAGTGGAGGGTGGAGATGGCGTTGCAGGGCATGCAAGATGTGATGCTGGCCTACCACTCTGCTGGGCCTCctgctcttcctcctcctcccccactGCTTCCTCCTCAGTTTGTGGCGACGCCGGTGGCCCCGCTTCTTCCAGCATCATACCACAGCAGCGGTTCTCCTCCAG GCTGTATGGTAAATGGAGCTGCTGCTATTACTAATGCACAGCCAGCTACCATGCTTACAAACAAAGCAGCTGAACCCCCCAAATTTTCAACTCCAATACCTAACTCTTCATATGCTAATAAGAGAAAAGCTTCCAAGTCTGCTCCTCGAGTTCCTCCAGCTACAAAAAAGTCATGCACTCAACCATCTGCTGAATCATCTGTGACCGGAG GTATTTCATTACCCTCACAAGTGACACCCCCCAGTGACAAGCAAGATAGTATGGAGACTTCAGCTTTCCGGTCAGCATCCATCAACAATCCTATAGTTTCTTCTCCAGTCCAAGGATCCGCTGTTGCAAGGAGCCTATTCAAGCAGCCACTTGAGCCTCAGGCCAATTCTTCTCCTAAAACCCCTCCACAACCACTTCCTTCTCAAGCTGACAAATCAGTTTCTCCACCAGAAAATACATCCTGTCAAATCACTGATGCTAGCATCTTGCAGGATATTCCTTCATCCAATTGCACCTTAATTTCATCTGAAACTATTATTGTCAGTCCTCTCAAAGTTACAGGTTATTATGCTATCGAACGGAGCTATCATATtaattcaccatacaaatcaaatTCAAAGAAGATGAGCAGAAGAGAGCATGTGAAAGGGAGGCTGGATTTTGATAACCCTGATGTGCAAATGGGTTCCGAAGTTCCAGTTGCTATCGACGGTTCTACTTCTACCTCTTCATCAGAAGGAGAAATCTCAGAAAGCTTTGACCTTGATCTTCCAGATTTTGATATCTTTAATGGCGATTTCTCCTTCTCTGAACTGCTAGCTGATATTGATCTTGACTGTGAAAGAATTCCTTCATGCCAGCTACCTACTGATTATGCTGATTTAATTCCTGG GTTCGAGGAGAATGCAGGCAATGGATGTTTGGAGACGAACAAAGTTTTACCTGATTTTTCTATGTCAACTGTATCTGGTGTTCTTTCAGAAGACTTGAATATTCAAG ATTCTGTAATGTCGGTGAGGACTCTAACGAAGCGAGTCAAAATT CTAAAAACAGAAGAGATTGCTCATTTGAACAAAGAAGTTCATCAAACTTGTAGTGGATGA
- the LOC103722638 gene encoding uncharacterized protein LOC103722638, which translates to MQQGLLLLQWRPPVSSPRLPLSLGGTTRYSLRASAATGISAGGGGGGGELTARERRQLRKERRESKAESGNWREEVEERLLKKPKKRRGSWMEELNLDNLARLGPRWWVLRVSRVTSLGQEAVDRLAGSLARSFPDLEFKVYYPTVREKKKLKNGSYSEKSKPLFPGCVFLYCILNKEIHDFIRECRGIGGFVGSKVGNTKRQINKPKPVSLNEMEAIFQQAKEEQKKSDQAFEEEECTRNLSSCLDSGNSLKSIADDKHRNRLKKDHSTANLLNGENSKHLAPGVGVRVLSGPFTEFTGRLKELDHKSRKATVGFMLFGKETFVDLEVDQIVAETA; encoded by the exons ATGCAGCAAGGCCTTCTCCTGCTCCAATGGCGTCCTCCGGTCTCATCTCCTCGCCTCCCCCTCTCGCTCGGCGGTACCACCCGGTACTCCTTGAGAGCGTCGGCGGCCACCGGGATCTCGGCCGGCGGGGGCGGGGGCGGCGGTGAGCTGACGGCGAGGGAGAGGAGGCAGCTGAGGAAGGAGCGGAGGGAGAGCAAGGCCGAGAGCGGCAACTggagggaggaggtggaggagaggcTCCTCAAGAAGCCCAAGAAGAGGCGGGGCTCCTGGATGGAGGAGCTCAACCTCGACAACCTCGCCCGGCTGGGCCCCCGGTGGTGGGTCCTTCGCGTCTCCCGGGTCACCAGTCTTGGTCAGGAGGCCGTCGACCGCCTCGCTGGCTCCCTCGCCAGGAGTTTTCCGGATCTCGAGTTCAAG gtttattatccAACTgtgagggagaaaaagaaattaaagaatGGCTCTTACTCTGAAAAGTCAAAGCCCCTTTTTCCTGGTTGTGTCTTCCTGTACTGTATACTGAACAAGGAGATTCATGACTTTATTAGAGAATGCCGTGGCATTGGAGGCTTTGTAGGATCCAAAGTTGGAAATAC CAAACGGCAGATTAACAAGCCAAAGCCTGTTTCACTTAATGAGATGGAAGCAATCTTTCAACAAGCTaaagaagaacaaaagaaatCTGACCAAGcatttgaagaagaagaatgcaCACGGAATCTCAGCTCATGCTTAGATTCTGGGAACAGTCTGAAATCTATAGCAGATGATAAGCATAGAAACCGCTTAAAGAAAGACCATTCTACAGCTAACCTGTTAAATGGAGAGAATTCCAAGCATCTTGCCCCAGGTGTAGGTGTTCGTGTTCTTTCCGGGCCTTTTACAGAATTCACGGGTCGTCTGAAAGAGCTGGACCATAAAAGCAGAAAG GCCACTGTTGGATTCATGTTGTTTGGCAAAGAGACCTTTGTGGATTTGGAAGTTGATCAAATTGTTGCAGAAACTGCATAG
- the LOC103722643 gene encoding uncharacterized protein LOC103722643 yields the protein MRAGEHPTQRGATEYQCRTSDVVVHRMSAWIETDECVRACGVDRNSVGISSDSLLEPQFTEKLCSPACHRNCPNIVDLYFNLAAGEGVFLPKLCEARRVNPRRAMVELLSSGAAPGPVAGGVVSKLDAAAAPAPMAFPPASP from the exons ATGCGTGCTGGAGAGCACCCCACACAACGGGGGGCCACCGAATACCAATGCCGGACGTCGGACGTGGTGGTGCACCGGATGTCGGCGTGGATCGAGACGGACGAGTGCGTGAGGGCCTGCGGCGTGGACCGCAACTCGGTGGGGATCTCGTCCGACTCTCTCCTGGAGCCGCAGTTCACCGAGAAGCTCTGCTCTCCGGCGTGCCACCGGAACTGCCCCAACATCGTCGACCTCTATTTCAACCTCGCCGCCGGAGAAG GTGTGTTCCTGCCGAAGCTGTGCGAGGCGCGGCGTGTGAATCCTCGCCGGGCGATGGTGGAGCTTCTCAGTTCTGGGGCTGCGCCCGGCCCGGTCGCCGGTGGGGTCGTGAGCAAATTGGATGCAGCAGCTGCGCCTGCCCCCATGGCCTTCCCCCCTGCTTCACCCTAA
- the LOC103722636 gene encoding probable proline transporter 2 isoform X2, giving the protein MATAMEVGEEKARVDEGPELDASDDTAHQISHDHWLQVSFVLTTGVNSSYVLGYAGSTMVPLGWVVGTVGFILAAAISLYANTLLARLHEVGGKRRIRYRDLAGYIYGRKMYVLTWALQYVNLFMINTGYIILAGQALKAIYVLYKDDDALKLPYCIAIAGFVCALFAFGIPHLSALRIWLGVSTFLGLIFIIVAFVMSLVNGISTPSRNYNIPGSHVSNIFSTVGAVASLVFAFNTGMLPEIQIFASPMYEYLDTKYGRGKGSAFSFDNISFRVLVRGGYLTINTFVAALLPFLGDFMTLTGALSVFPLTFVLANHMYLKARKNKLPASQKAWHWLNVVGFSCLALAAAIAGLKLIVVDSRTYRLFADL; this is encoded by the exons ATGGCGACAGCAATGGAGGTCGGGGAGGAGAAGGCCCGGGTCGATGAGGGACCGGAGCTTGACGCGTCGGATGACACTGCTCACCAGATAAGCCACG ATCACTGGCTTCAAGTTAGTTTCGTCCTCACAACAGGGGTGAACAGTTCTTATGTCTTGGGATATGCTGGATCAACTATGGTTCCTTTGGGCTGGGTAGTTGGTACAGTTGGTTTCATTTTGGCAGCTGCCATATCCTTGTATGCTAACACTCTCCTTGCCCGTCTTCACGAAGTTGGTGGTAAAAGAAGGATTAGATATAGAGATCTTGCTGGTTATATCTATG GTAGAAAAATGTATGTTCTTACATGGGCCTTACAATACGTTAATCTGTTCATGATCAACACTGGATATATCATTTTGGCTGGGCAGGCATTGAAG GCTATATATGTTCTCTAcaaggatgatgatgccttgaaacTTCCCTACTGTATAGCAATTGCTGGCTTCGTATGTGCTCTGTTTGCCTTTGGGATACCTCACTTATCAGCTCTGAGGATTTGGCTGGGAGTTTCAACTTTTCTTGGTCTCATATTTATTATTGTGGCATTTGTTATGTCTCTTGTGAATG GAATAAGTACTCCATCTCGGAATTACAACATTCCAGGGTCTCATGTTAGTAACATTTTCAGTACAGTTGGTGCTGTTGCAAGTCTTGTTTTTGCATTCAATACAGGAATGCTGCCAGAGATTCAG ATATTTGCAAGTCCAATGTATGAGTACTTGGATACAAAGTATGGGAGAGGAAAAGGGAGTGCTTTCTCCTTTGACAACATTTCATTTAGAGTCCTTGTAAGAGGAGGCTACCTTACTATAAACACGTTTGTGGCGGCTTTGCTACCATTCCTTGGAGACTTTATGACCCTGACAGGGGCCTTGAGTGTTTTCCCCCTTACATTTGTTCTGGCAAATCATATGTACTTGAAAGCAAGGAAGAACAAGTTGCCAGCATCCCAGAAGGCCTGGCATTGGTTGAATGTTGTCGGGTTCAGCTGCTTAGCATTGGCTGCTGCCATTGCAGGTCTGAAGCTTATTGTTGTCGACTCCAGAACCTATCGTCTTTTTGCTGATCTATAA
- the LOC103722642 gene encoding uncharacterized protein LOC103722642 isoform X2: protein MPFCVLLLVRPSKEDQPWHSPCNSNRSGSAYDEDRFSGASHHEIDGVPESCRKSCVSDCSVEIDLENGISEIKANNAKVEKDCRICHLSLEESGIPIVLGCSCKGDLAAAHKQCAETWFKIKGNKTCEICGSTAQNVVVTGESEFIEQWNETSSSTAPPAPPSETRSFWQGHRFLNFLLACMVFAFVISWLFHFNVPG, encoded by the exons ATGCCGTTTTGCGTCCTCCTCCTTGTTAGGCCTTCCAAAG AGGACCAGCCTTGGCATTCGCCGTGTAATTCAAACCGCAGCGGTTCAGCTTATGATGAGGACCGCTTCTCTGGTGCCTCCCATCATGAGATAGATGGAGTTCCAGAGTCATGCAGAAAATCCTGTGTCTCGGACTGTTCGGTGGAGATTGATTTGGAGAACGGAATTTCAGAGATTAAGGCGAACAACGCCAAAGTCGAGAAGGATTGCAGGATTTGTCATCTCAGCTTGGAGGAGTCGGGCATTCCGATCGTATTAGGTTGTTCTTGCAAGGGTGATTTGGCTGCTGCCCACAAGCAATGTGCTGAGACATGGTTCAAAATCAAAGGGAACAA GACTTGTGAGATTTGTGGCTCAACGGCTCAGAATGTGGTTGTTACAGGCGAGAGCGAGTTCATCGAGCAGTGGAATGAAACAAGCAGTAGTACAGCACCACCTGCGCCGCCATCTGAAACACGAAGCTTTTGGCAGGGGCATCGGTTCCTCAATTTCTTGCTTGCCTGCATGGTGTTTGCGTTTGTCATCTCTTGGCTCTTTCACTTCAATGTTCCTGGCTAA
- the LOC103722639 gene encoding polycystic kidney disease protein 1-like 3 isoform X1, translated as MAKQHKVRKHENIGKGKVTPVQIAFIVDRYLADNNYTDTLAAFRAEASDLFSKTKGKEVPKGLLGLGEILDEYISLKEKRMMVDQEKWRVEMALQGMQDVMLAYHSAGPPALPPPPPLLPPQFVATPVAPLLPASYHSSGSPPGCMVNGAAAITNAQPATMLTNKAAEPPKFSTPIPNSSYANKRKASKSAPRVPPATKKSCTQPSAESSVTGGISLPSQVTPPSDKQDSMETSAFRSASINNPIVSSPVQGSAVARSLFKQPLEPQANSSPKTPPQPLPSQADKSVSPPENTSCQITDASILQDIPSSNCTLISSETIIVSPLKVTGYYAIERSYHINSPYKSNSKKMSRREHVKGRLDFDNPDVQMGSEVPVAIDGSTSTSSSEGEISESFDLDLPDFDIFNGDFSFSELLADIDLDCERIPSCQLPTDYADLIPGFEENAGNGCLETNKVLPDFSMSTVSGVLSEDLNIQDSVMSVRTLTKRVKIVSPAKNRRDCSFEQRSSSNL; from the exons ATGGCGAAGCAGCACAAGGTCAGGAAGCATGAGAATATAGGGAAGGGGAAGGTCACCCCTGTCCAGATCGCCTTCATCGTCGACCGCTATCTCGCCGACAACAACTACACCGACACCCTCGCCGCCTTCCGAGCCGAAGCCTCCGATCTCTTCTCCAAAACCAAGGGCAAAGAG GTGCCGAAGGGGCTGCTGGGGTTGGGGGAGATACTGGACGAGTACATAAGCTTGAAGGAGAAGAGGATGATGGTGGATCAGGAGAAGTGGAGGGTGGAGATGGCGTTGCAGGGCATGCAAGATGTGATGCTGGCCTACCACTCTGCTGGGCCTCctgctcttcctcctcctcccccactGCTTCCTCCTCAGTTTGTGGCGACGCCGGTGGCCCCGCTTCTTCCAGCATCATACCACAGCAGCGGTTCTCCTCCAG GCTGTATGGTAAATGGAGCTGCTGCTATTACTAATGCACAGCCAGCTACCATGCTTACAAACAAAGCAGCTGAACCCCCCAAATTTTCAACTCCAATACCTAACTCTTCATATGCTAATAAGAGAAAAGCTTCCAAGTCTGCTCCTCGAGTTCCTCCAGCTACAAAAAAGTCATGCACTCAACCATCTGCTGAATCATCTGTGACCGGAG GTATTTCATTACCCTCACAAGTGACACCCCCCAGTGACAAGCAAGATAGTATGGAGACTTCAGCTTTCCGGTCAGCATCCATCAACAATCCTATAGTTTCTTCTCCAGTCCAAGGATCCGCTGTTGCAAGGAGCCTATTCAAGCAGCCACTTGAGCCTCAGGCCAATTCTTCTCCTAAAACCCCTCCACAACCACTTCCTTCTCAAGCTGACAAATCAGTTTCTCCACCAGAAAATACATCCTGTCAAATCACTGATGCTAGCATCTTGCAGGATATTCCTTCATCCAATTGCACCTTAATTTCATCTGAAACTATTATTGTCAGTCCTCTCAAAGTTACAGGTTATTATGCTATCGAACGGAGCTATCATATtaattcaccatacaaatcaaatTCAAAGAAGATGAGCAGAAGAGAGCATGTGAAAGGGAGGCTGGATTTTGATAACCCTGATGTGCAAATGGGTTCCGAAGTTCCAGTTGCTATCGACGGTTCTACTTCTACCTCTTCATCAGAAGGAGAAATCTCAGAAAGCTTTGACCTTGATCTTCCAGATTTTGATATCTTTAATGGCGATTTCTCCTTCTCTGAACTGCTAGCTGATATTGATCTTGACTGTGAAAGAATTCCTTCATGCCAGCTACCTACTGATTATGCTGATTTAATTCCTGG GTTCGAGGAGAATGCAGGCAATGGATGTTTGGAGACGAACAAAGTTTTACCTGATTTTTCTATGTCAACTGTATCTGGTGTTCTTTCAGAAGACTTGAATATTCAAG ATTCTGTAATGTCGGTGAGGACTCTAACGAAGCGAGTCAAAATTGTAAGTCCTG CTAAAAACAGAAGAGATTGCTCATTTGAACAAAGAAGTTCATCAAACTTGTAG
- the LOC103722637 gene encoding tubulin beta-8 chain-like: MREILHIQGGQCGNQIGAKFWEVVCTEHGIDATGGYHGSSDLQLERVNVYYNEASCGRFVPRAVLMDLEPGTMDSIRSGPYGQIFRPDNFVFGQSGAGNNWAKGHYTEGAELIDSVLDVVRKEAENCDCLQGFQVCHSLGGGTGSGMGTLLISKIREEYPDRMMMTFSVFPSPKVSDTVVEPYNATLSVHQLVENADECMVLDNEALYDICFRTLKLTTPSFGDLNHLISATMSGVTCCLRFPGQLNSDLRKLAVNLIPFPRLHFFMVGFAPLTSRGSQQYRALTVPELTQQMWDAKNMMCAADPRHGRYLTASAMFRGKMSTKEVDEQMINVQNKNSSYFVEWIPNNVKSTVCDIPPTGLKMASTFIGNSTSIQDMFRRVSEQFTAMFRRKAFLHWYTGEGMDEMEFTEAESNMNDLVSEYQQYQDATADEEEYYEEEEEEGQEM; the protein is encoded by the exons ATGCGCGAGATTCTTCACATCCAGGGAGGCCAGTGCGGCAACCAAATCGGTGCCAAGTTCTGGGAGGTGGTCTGTACCGAGCACGGCATCGACGCCACCGGAGGGTACCATGGCAGCTCCGATCTCCAGCTCGAGAGGGTCAATGTCTACTACAATGAGGCGAGCTGTGGGCGGTTCGTCCCTCGAGCCGTGCTCATGGATCTGGAGCCTGGCACAATGGACAGCATCCGGTCCGGGCCGTACGGCCAGATCTTCCGCCCCGACAACTTTGTCTTTGGGCAGTCTGGTGCGGGGAACAACTGGGCTAAGGGCCACTACACCGAAGGTGCCGAGCTGATTGATTCGGTGCTCGATGTGGTCCGCAAGGAAGCAGAGAATTGCGATTGCTTGCAGG GTTTCCAGGTTTGCCACTCCCTGGGAGGGGGAACAGGGTCGGGCATGGGGACACTTCTGATATCTAAGATCAGGGAAGAGTACCCGGATCGAATGATGATGACCTTCTCCGTCTTCCCCTCTCCTAAGGTCTCCGACACCGTCGTCGAGCCCTACAACGCCACCCTATCTGTGCACCAGCTGGTGGAGAACGCTGATGAATGCATGGTCCTCGACAACGAAGCTCTCTACGACATCTGCTTCAGAACTCTCAAGCTCACGACCCCCAGCT TTGGAGACTTGAACCATCTGATCTCGGCAACCATGTCGGGAGTAACATGCTGCCTGAGGTTCCCTGGTCAGCTCAACTCCGACCTCCGAAAGCTGGCCGTCAACCTTATCCCCTTCCCACGGCTTCACTTCTTCATGGTGGGTTTTGCTCCGCTAACCTCCCGTGGGTCACAGCAGTACCGTGCTCTCACGGTCCCTGAGCTGACCCAGCAGATGTGGGATGCCAAGAACATGATGTGTGCCGCTGACCCACGCCATGGGAGGTACCTTACAGCATCGGCCATGTTTCGCGGTAAGATGAGCACAAAGGAAGTGGACGAGCAGATGATCAACGTGCAGAACAAGAACTCTTCCTACTTTGTGGAGTGGATCCCCAACAATGTGAAGTCCACCGTGTGTGATATTCCACCTACCGGCTTGAAGATGGCATCGACCTTTATTGGGAATTCAACATCGATTCAGGATATGTTCCGAAGGGTGAGCGAGCAATTCACTGCCATGTTCAGGAGGAAGGCTTTCTTGCACTGGTATACAGGGGAAGGGATGGACGAGATGGAGTTCACAGAGGCTGAGAGTAATATGAATGATCTGGTTTCGGAGTACCAGCAGTACCAAGATGCAACTGCTGATGAGGAGGAATACtatgaggaggaagaagaagagggtcaGGAGATGTGA